One genomic region from Campylobacter sp. RM5004 encodes:
- a CDS encoding HAMP domain-containing sensor histidine kinase: protein MQMLVGITSKLLNISIRKKAFIFVLALIVFVCIVLNFLYISLHKNYLFQSKNNFNDRFEYFYNDFLNTLKKNAFSISYEFSSNLNNLKNNEKLVKLNQLFLNLSSNEEYLKDIKLFLLDENICFTKDKIMLACKYNNNSDILLRFDKEPYYLISLKINQNYAMTYKISAKKLLDSLIIQDNFLAALKYKNEYFYNEANWQNKSKLLKLDDDIISLDDKYFINSELKLNNDFSILIVKDITKEYIHHLQISKKIFIISLVLILIAFVCVYFVLGFLINKLLKTEEKLRKLNANLQSEIDLAVNTIKDKLEENRQKEQMLNHQSKLAALGEMIACIAHEYRQPLATLGAISSYLEISLEKNKIDDKFKNKLKEINPILSYMSKTIDDFYDFFKPKDEKLDFYIYEAINNAITICNASLKRNGIIVLLKLDESIKINSYKNNLSHILINLITNAKDALNNSKNPFIIINLYSYKNSVYISIKDNGEGIKDELKEDIFKPYFSTKGGSGLGLFMIKNILKKDLNATIFLKNRKIGAHFCIRIDNE from the coding sequence ATGCAAATGCTCGTGGGTATTACATCAAAACTACTTAATATAAGCATTCGTAAAAAAGCCTTTATATTTGTTTTAGCGCTTATTGTTTTTGTTTGTATTGTGCTTAATTTTTTATATATTTCTTTACATAAAAACTATTTATTTCAAAGCAAAAATAATTTTAATGATAGATTTGAGTATTTTTATAATGATTTTTTAAATACTTTAAAAAAGAATGCTTTTAGCATTAGTTATGAGTTTAGCTCTAATTTAAATAATTTAAAAAATAATGAAAAATTAGTGAAATTAAATCAACTTTTTTTAAATCTTAGCTCAAACGAAGAGTATTTAAAAGATATAAAATTGTTTTTATTAGATGAGAATATATGCTTTACAAAAGATAAAATTATGTTAGCTTGTAAATACAATAATAATTCAGATATTTTGCTAAGATTTGATAAAGAGCCTTATTATTTAATTAGTTTAAAAATCAATCAAAATTACGCAATGACTTATAAAATCAGTGCTAAAAAACTATTAGATTCTCTTATTATTCAAGATAATTTCTTAGCAGCATTAAAATACAAAAATGAGTATTTTTATAACGAAGCAAATTGGCAAAATAAAAGCAAATTATTAAAATTAGATGATGATATTATTAGTCTTGATGATAAGTATTTTATAAATAGCGAACTTAAACTAAATAATGATTTTTCAATACTAATTGTAAAAGATATTACAAAAGAATATATCCATCATCTACAAATCTCAAAAAAGATTTTTATAATAAGTTTGGTTTTAATATTAATTGCTTTTGTTTGTGTGTATTTTGTCTTAGGATTTTTGATAAATAAGCTCTTAAAAACAGAAGAGAAATTAAGAAAATTAAATGCTAATTTACAAAGCGAAATTGATTTAGCCGTAAATACTATAAAAGACAAATTAGAAGAAAATAGACAAAAAGAACAAATGCTAAATCATCAATCAAAACTAGCAGCATTAGGCGAAATGATAGCTTGTATAGCTCATGAATACAGACAACCCCTAGCAACCTTAGGTGCAATTTCAAGCTATCTTGAAATAAGCCTTGAAAAGAATAAAATTGATGATAAATTTAAAAATAAATTAAAAGAAATAAATCCTATTTTAAGCTATATGTCAAAAACGATTGATGATTTTTATGATTTTTTTAAGCCAAAAGATGAAAAGCTAGATTTTTATATTTATGAAGCTATTAATAATGCTATTACGATTTGTAATGCGAGCCTTAAAAGAAATGGAATAATTGTGCTTTTAAAACTTGATGAAAGTATTAAAATAAACTCTTATAAAAATAATTTATCTCATATATTAATTAATCTTATCACAAATGCAAAAGATGCTTTAAATAACAGCAAAAATCCTTTTATAATAATTAATTTGTATTCTTACAAAAATAGTGTTTATATTAGCATTAAGGATAATGGCGAAGGCATTAAAGATGAATTAAAAGAAGATATTTTTAAGCCTTATTTTAGCACCAAAGGTGGTTCAGGACTTGGGCTATTTATGATAAAAAATATTTTAAAAAAGGATTTAAACGCTACAATTTTTCTAAAAAATAGAAAAATCGGAGCGCATTTTTGCATTAGGATAGATAATGAATGA
- a CDS encoding response regulator transcription factor → MKNYTILYAEDDLNLANQVIDLLELLDFKVFYAKDGLSALEIIKEEKIDILLLDISMPRLDGLKLLEQIRQNDNKTPAIMITALSDSQTLLNAVELNICKYLVKPFDRLKLELALDKAIKQINNLVKLSKNVYLDMVTNELLVNDEVKKLSKKEFLLLEILLKSSPNIVDFYTICEYVYNDYDVSSDAIKSLVKNLRKKINDKGIIHNANARGYYIKTT, encoded by the coding sequence ATGAAAAACTACACTATTTTATATGCTGAAGATGATTTAAATCTAGCAAATCAAGTTATTGATTTGCTAGAACTACTTGATTTTAAAGTATTTTATGCAAAAGATGGCTTAAGTGCTTTAGAGATTATTAAAGAAGAAAAGATTGATATATTATTGCTTGATATTTCTATGCCAAGACTTGATGGCTTAAAATTATTAGAGCAAATTAGACAAAATGATAATAAAACTCCTGCTATTATGATTACTGCCTTAAGTGATTCGCAAACTTTATTAAATGCTGTTGAGTTAAATATCTGCAAGTATTTAGTAAAGCCTTTTGATAGATTAAAACTTGAACTTGCTTTAGATAAAGCGATTAAGCAAATTAATAATTTGGTTAAATTAAGCAAAAATGTATATTTGGATATGGTTACAAATGAATTATTAGTAAATGATGAGGTTAAAAAACTTAGCAAAAAAGAGTTTTTATTGCTTGAAATATTATTAAAAAGTAGCCCAAATATAGTTGATTTTTATACAATTTGCGAGTATGTTTATAATGATTATGATGTAAGTTCTGATGCTATTAAATCACTTGTTAAAAACCTTAGAAAAAAGATAAATGATAAAGGAATAATCCATAATGCAAATGCTCGTGGGTATTACATCAAAACTACTTAA
- a CDS encoding NapC/NirT family cytochrome c, whose product MKKTIIFVSSIVVLTLIFVFFSHKAIEMTGDDRFCASCHVMQPMKEAYIKDVHGGNNNLGIKANCVDCHLPHDNIFNYLGTKAYNGIKELSITALGKDKDINWQDKLEHRKDYVYDSGCMSCHQDITKVNSKNEMQNIMHKRYLDYANELKCVSCHTHVGHDGLRGELNK is encoded by the coding sequence ATGAAAAAAACTATTATTTTTGTTTCATCTATTGTAGTTTTAACTTTAATTTTTGTGTTCTTTTCTCATAAGGCTATTGAAATGACTGGCGATGATAGGTTTTGTGCGAGTTGCCATGTAATGCAGCCGATGAAGGAAGCTTATATTAAAGATGTTCATGGTGGTAATAATAATTTAGGTATTAAAGCAAATTGCGTAGATTGTCATTTGCCACATGATAATATATTTAATTATTTAGGCACTAAAGCTTATAATGGTATTAAAGAATTAAGTATCACTGCTTTAGGCAAGGATAAAGATATTAATTGGCAAGATAAATTAGAGCATAGAAAAGATTATGTTTATGATAGTGGCTGTATGAGTTGTCATCAAGATATAACCAAAGTAAATTCAAAAAACGAAATGCAAAATATTATGCATAAAAGATATTTAGATTACGCAAATGAATTAAAATGTGTAAGTTGTCATACTCATGTAGGTCATGATGGTTTAAGGGGTGAATTAAATAAGTGA
- a CDS encoding cytochrome c3 family protein: MRKLLMILMFSIFALGNEFAIKPHHVDVKLKCTDCHKEANEKDYKALDSNACLTCHGTKEKLAKRLDFLKGKNPHNSIHDNANLNCYTCHNEHKPSFNMCNTCHNTKTWMKEIK; this comes from the coding sequence ATGCGAAAATTATTAATGATTTTAATGTTTAGTATTTTTGCACTAGGTAATGAATTTGCAATCAAGCCACACCATGTTGATGTGAAATTAAAATGCACCGATTGTCATAAAGAAGCAAATGAAAAGGATTATAAAGCACTTGATTCTAATGCCTGCCTTACTTGTCATGGAACTAAAGAAAAATTAGCAAAAAGGCTTGATTTTTTAAAGGGTAAAAACCCACATAATAGCATTCACGATAATGCTAATTTAAATTGTTACACCTGTCATAACGAGCATAAGCCTTCGTTTAATATGTGTAATACTTGCCACAATACTAAAACTTGGATGAAGGAGATAAAATGA
- a CDS encoding flavocytochrome c, whose translation MLNRRNFIKAVAGTTIAVPSILSANESVKKDIKFDEIADVIIVGSGVSAHICAAYLAKNKVDVLMIEKMDRMGGNSVLSQQDFAVLNSDLQIKAGIKDSEELFLNDLNKAGAGYNHLEHSLRIIRNSNEAYEFAKSCGVKYADKLKFLGGHSVARSVETIGGGGACIKALHEFFLANRGRFKNETKSDEIIQDENGKVIGISVRENYRFDRNLANDDRQNLSGVKKNYKARLAVVFATGGFSRDVEFRSIVNPRLRLAKSPSSLGQTSGALKQMLKIGAIPTQLALSRFSFGIPTEDLIYGIMVDVNAKRFLNEDGDRQGLSNKILAHMEKLNTTSYPTIIFDSTGFANSHDPNRMQSFIIAGKMKKFDTLDELANHFKLNKDELLKSMQTYEDGIKNNKDEFKKDLSKIKNSSMSKAPFYAMTAAPGLSYTPGGVYADINMRVLHISNYEPIKGLYAVGEATGGVHGQARLTSCSIPDCMTSGIACAKDILKGV comes from the coding sequence ATGCTAAATAGAAGAAATTTTATCAAAGCAGTTGCAGGGACGACAATCGCAGTTCCTAGTATTTTAAGCGCTAATGAAAGCGTTAAAAAAGATATTAAATTTGATGAGATAGCAGATGTAATCATCGTTGGAAGTGGCGTAAGTGCTCACATATGTGCTGCATATTTGGCAAAAAATAAGGTAGATGTTTTAATGATTGAGAAAATGGATAGAATGGGTGGAAACTCAGTTCTTTCTCAGCAAGATTTTGCTGTGCTTAATTCGGATTTACAAATTAAAGCAGGTATAAAAGATAGCGAAGAATTATTCTTAAACGATTTAAATAAAGCTGGAGCCGGATATAATCATTTAGAACATTCTTTAAGAATTATAAGAAACTCAAATGAAGCTTATGAGTTTGCAAAAAGCTGTGGGGTTAAATATGCTGATAAGCTTAAGTTCTTAGGCGGACATAGTGTTGCTAGAAGTGTTGAAACTATCGGCGGTGGCGGTGCTTGTATAAAGGCATTGCACGAGTTTTTCTTAGCAAATAGAGGAAGATTTAAAAACGAAACTAAAAGCGATGAAATCATTCAAGATGAAAATGGCAAAGTAATAGGTATAAGCGTAAGAGAAAATTATAGATTCGATAGAAACCTAGCAAATGATGATAGGCAAAATTTAAGTGGAGTTAAGAAAAATTACAAAGCAAGACTTGCAGTAGTTTTTGCAACTGGTGGATTTAGCCGTGATGTTGAGTTTAGAAGTATAGTAAATCCTAGATTAAGACTAGCAAAAAGCCCATCAAGTTTAGGTCAAACTTCGGGTGCGTTAAAGCAAATGCTAAAAATCGGAGCAATTCCAACTCAATTAGCGCTTAGTAGATTTTCTTTTGGGATTCCAACGGAGGATTTAATTTATGGAATTATGGTTGATGTAAATGCAAAAAGATTTTTAAACGAAGATGGCGATAGACAAGGCTTATCAAATAAAATCCTAGCACATATGGAAAAATTAAACACCACAAGCTATCCAACTATTATTTTTGATAGCACAGGTTTTGCTAATTCGCATGACCCAAATAGAATGCAAAGCTTCATAATAGCAGGAAAGATGAAGAAATTTGATACCTTAGACGAACTTGCAAATCATTTTAAACTAAATAAAGATGAATTATTAAAGAGCATGCAAACTTATGAAGATGGTATTAAAAACAATAAAGATGAGTTCAAAAAAGATTTAAGCAAGATTAAAAACTCTAGCATGAGTAAAGCACCTTTTTATGCAATGACAGCTGCACCTGGGCTTAGCTATACACCGGGTGGTGTTTATGCTGATATAAATATGAGAGTTTTACATATTAGTAATTATGAACCTATAAAAGGACTTTATGCAGTAGGCGAAGCAACAGGTGGCGTTCATGGACAAGCAAGACTTACGAGCTGTTCTATTCCTGATTGTATGACTTCAGGTATTGCTTGTGCGAAAGATATTTTAAAAGGAGTGTAA
- the glsA gene encoding glutaminase A yields MQQLLEKLVKDNIQFLGQGRLANYIPELSKANINALGVCVIDKNHNIYCAGDYETRFSIQSVSKIITLMLALLDNSYEYVFSKVGVEPSGDAFNSIMKLESSNTKKPFNPMINAGAIAVASTIKGKNANEKFNRVLEFFRYICDDETACLSNEIYESENKTGNKNRALAYFMKNDGIIEGDVEEALEVYFKQCSILANTQSLAKLGLFLANDGFKDGKQVISKKIAKIIKSLMLTCGTYDLSGEIALRVGLPCKSGVGGGMVSLVPKELGIGLYGPSLDNKGNSIGGVRILEALSNTLDLSIF; encoded by the coding sequence ATGCAGCAATTATTAGAAAAATTAGTAAAAGATAATATTCAATTTTTAGGACAAGGAAGGTTAGCAAACTACATTCCTGAACTTAGCAAAGCTAACATAAATGCTTTAGGTGTTTGTGTTATTGATAAAAATCATAATATTTATTGTGCAGGAGATTATGAAACTAGATTTAGCATTCAAAGTGTTTCAAAAATAATAACCTTAATGCTTGCATTACTTGATAATAGTTATGAATATGTATTTTCTAAAGTTGGGGTTGAGCCTAGTGGAGATGCTTTTAATTCTATTATGAAGTTAGAGAGTTCAAATACAAAAAAGCCCTTTAATCCTATGATAAATGCAGGTGCAATTGCAGTTGCATCAACTATTAAAGGCAAAAATGCTAATGAGAAATTTAATAGAGTGCTTGAGTTTTTTCGCTATATTTGTGATGATGAAACAGCGTGTTTATCTAATGAAATTTATGAAAGTGAAAACAAAACAGGTAATAAAAATAGAGCCTTAGCATATTTTATGAAAAATGATGGAATAATAGAAGGCGATGTAGAAGAGGCTTTGGAAGTATATTTTAAGCAATGCTCAATCTTAGCAAATACACAAAGCCTTGCTAAATTAGGCTTATTCTTAGCAAATGATGGCTTTAAAGATGGTAAGCAAGTAATTAGCAAAAAGATTGCAAAAATAATAAAAAGCTTAATGCTAACTTGTGGAACTTACGATTTATCAGGTGAGATTGCTCTAAGAGTTGGGCTTCCTTGTAAAAGTGGCGTAGGTGGTGGAATGGTTTCGCTAGTACCTAAAGAATTAGGAATTGGCTTATACGGACCTTCACTTGATAATAAGGGTAATTCAATAGGTGGGGTAAGGATTTTAGAAGCTTTATCTAATACGCTTGATTTATCAATATTTTAA
- the bamD gene encoding outer membrane protein assembly factor BamD: protein MKKLNIFLLILSLLCFSACASKKEMFDDYNLSDSAWLEKIIESVKKNDLEKADSEYISLYSEHINSPLLASAMLILSQAHAKEHEYLLANYYIDEYIKLYGNSNNYEWLSYLKIKNNFNAFSLPNRNQYLLNETLKEIDAFLFTNKNSQYSPLVNSIKTKLNLTKLMLETDIRDLYRRMGHDISESVYDEKIKNNELNDIKYIKPRLPWYRKLFESSYAL from the coding sequence ATGAAAAAACTTAATATTTTTTTACTAATCTTATCATTATTATGTTTTAGCGCTTGTGCTAGCAAGAAAGAAATGTTTGATGATTACAACTTAAGCGATAGTGCTTGGCTTGAAAAAATCATAGAAAGTGTGAAGAAAAACGATTTAGAAAAGGCTGATAGTGAGTATATTTCACTTTATAGCGAACATATTAATAGCCCACTTTTAGCAAGTGCAATGCTAATTCTTTCACAAGCTCACGCTAAAGAGCATGAATATTTATTAGCAAATTATTATATTGATGAATACATTAAATTATATGGAAATTCTAATAATTACGAATGGCTTAGTTATCTTAAAATTAAGAATAATTTTAATGCTTTTTCTTTGCCTAATAGAAATCAATATTTATTAAACGAAACTTTAAAAGAAATTGATGCGTTTTTATTTACTAATAAAAACTCGCAATATTCTCCTTTAGTAAATAGCATAAAAACTAAATTAAACCTAACAAAATTAATGCTAGAAACTGATATAAGAGATTTATACAGAAGAATGGGTCATGATATTAGCGAAAGTGTTTATGATGAAAAGATAAAAAATAATGAGCTAAACGATATAAAATATATAAAACCAAGACTTCCATGGTATAGAAAACTATTTGAAAGTAGCTATGCTTTATAA
- the fliW gene encoding flagellar assembly protein FliW, with protein MIFDVKMPILGFEDTTKVELEKMYDCFARLKSVDGKGFTFTMLNPYTICKQYEFDMPLSYKALLEVTANSNIEIYNILILNKSVEESTINMLAPVILNYDNKTMAQIILDPNQYPFYHPTEKIKNFLQQNMEELK; from the coding sequence ATGATATTTGATGTTAAAATGCCTATTTTAGGTTTTGAAGATACAACTAAGGTTGAATTAGAAAAAATGTATGATTGCTTTGCAAGACTTAAGAGTGTTGATGGCAAAGGTTTTACATTTACTATGTTAAATCCTTATACAATTTGTAAGCAATATGAATTTGATATGCCTTTATCTTATAAAGCATTGCTTGAAGTTACAGCAAATTCAAATATTGAAATTTATAATATTTTAATCTTAAATAAAAGCGTTGAAGAATCTACAATAAATATGCTAGCTCCTGTTATTTTAAACTACGATAACAAAACTATGGCTCAAATTATTTTAGATCCAAATCAATATCCTTTCTATCACCCAACAGAAAAAATTAAAAATTTCTTGCAACAAAATATGGAAGAACTTAAATAA
- a CDS encoding pyrroline-5-carboxylate reductase — MQESIYILGNGKMAKAIAKGLNKKYQTIFVVRNKNNCENSIHYDNFNINDKICILCFKPYNLDEISNKFLGQKAKIIISPLAGVSLNELTKINAKHYLRIMPNIAAEYNKSCTTYVGNKNNEYFQKSLEIIQTFGSAIECESEKELNLAMAINGCAPAFLALVAEAIANGGLSIGLKNEKAYELTRALFSSFESLIANNHPALIKEGVCSPAGVSIKGVNVLEDKAIRSAFIKAIKESAGV; from the coding sequence ATGCAAGAAAGCATTTATATTCTTGGCAATGGCAAGATGGCTAAAGCCATTGCTAAAGGATTAAATAAAAAATATCAAACTATTTTTGTAGTTAGAAACAAAAATAATTGCGAAAACTCAATTCATTATGATAATTTTAATATAAACGATAAGATATGTATTCTATGCTTTAAACCATATAATCTTGATGAAATTAGTAATAAATTTTTAGGCCAAAAAGCAAAAATAATAATAAGTCCTTTAGCTGGAGTTTCGCTAAATGAATTAACAAAAATAAACGCTAAACACTATCTAAGAATAATGCCAAATATAGCAGCAGAATATAACAAATCTTGCACCACTTATGTTGGAAATAAAAATAATGAATATTTTCAAAAATCTTTAGAAATAATTCAAACTTTTGGAAGTGCAATTGAATGCGAAAGCGAAAAGGAATTAAACTTAGCAATGGCTATTAATGGCTGTGCTCCTGCTTTTTTAGCTTTAGTTGCTGAAGCTATTGCAAATGGTGGGCTTAGCATAGGGCTTAAAAACGAAAAAGCTTATGAATTAACAAGAGCTTTATTTTCTAGTTTTGAGAGTTTAATCGCAAATAATCATCCCGCACTTATTAAAGAAGGCGTTTGCTCTCCTGCAGGAGTTAGTATAAAAGGCGTAAATGTTTTAGAAGACAAGGCTATAAGAAGTGCTTTCATAAAAGCTATTAAAGAAAGTGCTGGAGTTTAA
- a CDS encoding sugar MFS transporter has translation MKSNSFSLAVLTALFFMMGFLTVLNDILIPHLKELFELTYFQSSLVQFCFFGAYFITSAFFGKLIQKIGYQNGVVGGFFLAALGAILFYPAAGTHSYAIFLGALFVLASGVVLLQVTGNPFVTLLSPSGKEARNLALVQAFNSLGTTVGPFFGALFILASTKDLSLEQKVTSVQLPYLGIAVALIVLGIFVKFFIKLPDVRITAEEISENAHDTRTSAWQYKHLVLGAIGIFCYVGAEVAIGSFLILYLMPILGIAESEAAKMIAYYWGGAMVGRFVGSYIMNYIKPALCLAFNAIMAIVLLVYAIMIGGEFGAYAILMVGFFNSIMFPTIFSLATNGLGRCTSEASGIICIAIVGGAIVPPIQGLVADSMNLHISFIIPAICYLYILFFATKGYKCN, from the coding sequence ATGAAAAGCAATTCATTTTCATTAGCTGTATTAACAGCCTTATTTTTTATGATGGGTTTTTTAACCGTTTTAAACGATATTTTAATCCCACACCTTAAAGAACTTTTTGAATTAACTTATTTTCAATCATCTTTAGTTCAATTTTGCTTTTTTGGAGCATATTTTATAACTTCAGCGTTTTTTGGTAAGCTAATTCAAAAAATTGGCTATCAAAATGGCGTTGTGGGTGGATTTTTCTTAGCTGCATTAGGTGCAATACTATTTTATCCAGCAGCAGGAACTCATAGCTATGCTATATTTTTAGGTGCTTTATTTGTTTTAGCAAGTGGCGTTGTGTTGCTTCAAGTTACCGGAAATCCATTCGTAACTTTATTATCACCTAGCGGTAAAGAAGCAAGAAACCTAGCTTTAGTTCAAGCGTTTAACTCTCTTGGAACAACCGTTGGACCATTCTTTGGAGCTTTATTTATATTAGCTTCAACAAAAGATTTAAGCTTAGAGCAAAAGGTAACTTCAGTTCAATTGCCTTATTTAGGCATTGCAGTTGCGTTGATTGTTTTAGGAATTTTTGTAAAGTTTTTTATCAAATTACCTGATGTAAGAATTACTGCAGAAGAAATCAGCGAAAACGCACACGATACAAGAACAAGTGCTTGGCAATATAAACACTTAGTTTTAGGTGCTATTGGGATATTTTGCTATGTTGGAGCTGAGGTTGCAATCGGTTCATTTTTAATTCTTTATTTAATGCCTATTTTAGGAATTGCTGAAAGCGAAGCTGCTAAAATGATAGCTTATTATTGGGGCGGAGCTATGGTTGGACGCTTTGTTGGAAGCTATATAATGAATTATATTAAACCAGCTTTGTGCTTAGCATTTAACGCTATTATGGCTATTGTTTTATTAGTTTATGCGATTATGATAGGGGGCGAATTTGGAGCTTATGCTATTTTAATGGTAGGCTTTTTTAACTCAATTATGTTTCCTACTATTTTTTCACTTGCTACAAATGGGCTTGGTCGCTGCACTTCAGAAGCTTCTGGGATTATTTGTATTGCAATAGTTGGTGGGGCTATTGTGCCACCTATTCAAGGTTTAGTTGCTGATAGCATGAACTTACATATTTCATTTATTATCCCTGCGATTTGTTATTTATACATATTATTCTTTGCTACTAAAGGTTATAAATGTAATTAA
- the murC gene encoding UDP-N-acetylmuramate--L-alanine ligase, whose amino-acid sequence MKKIFFIGIGGIGLSALARFLNERGVSVLGSDVYESELVKELRAEGIAVFIGHSASNLSSDIDLVVHSAVIRENNPEIKKAKELGIKVLSRKEALPLILDNKMLFAVAGAHGKSTTSSILANILQSSFIIGAVDKRAGKNMMYKKSESLVFEADESDSSFLNINPYLSIVTNAEPEHLEHYNHDLNAFYKAYEDFLKQSKIRVINAEDEFLAKVDIDCERLIPSEDITNLEFSVKDYLPFISFDLRDFGRFSVQGHSECIAIDAALAILAARCVGLSLSEIKQNLKDFKGIKKRFDVLFANNTRAIIDDYAHHPTEIKETKKGIFAYAKALGIKDSIAIWQPHKYTRLLDNLEGFKTCFEGFSKLFIMPVYSASENEIKIDLAEHFPNAKLILDIKRFDDKIKIISNDGEEILENGVIVGFNAGDLTYKLRGLK is encoded by the coding sequence ATGAAAAAAATATTTTTTATAGGTATAGGTGGGATTGGACTTAGTGCATTAGCTAGATTTTTAAATGAGCGTGGAGTTAGTGTTTTAGGAAGTGATGTATATGAGAGCGAATTAGTAAAAGAACTAAGAGCTGAAGGCATAGCAGTTTTTATAGGTCATAGTGCTTCAAATCTAAGTAGTGATATTGATTTAGTAGTTCATTCAGCTGTTATTCGTGAAAACAATCCTGAAATAAAAAAAGCTAAAGAATTAGGCATAAAAGTATTATCAAGAAAAGAAGCTTTGCCACTTATTTTAGATAATAAAATGCTTTTTGCAGTAGCAGGAGCACACGGCAAAAGCACTACGAGTAGTATCCTAGCAAATATTTTGCAAAGCTCATTTATTATCGGTGCAGTAGATAAAAGAGCTGGCAAAAATATGATGTATAAAAAAAGTGAAAGTTTAGTTTTTGAAGCTGATGAGAGTGATAGTTCGTTTTTAAATATAAATCCATATCTTAGCATAGTAACGAATGCTGAGCCTGAGCATTTGGAGCATTATAACCACGATTTAAACGCTTTTTATAAAGCTTATGAAGACTTTTTAAAACAAAGTAAAATCCGCGTTATTAATGCTGAAGATGAATTTTTAGCTAAAGTTGATATTGATTGCGAAAGATTAATTCCTAGCGAAGATATTACTAATCTTGAGTTTAGTGTTAAGGATTATTTGCCTTTTATATCGTTTGATTTAAGAGATTTTGGTCGCTTTAGCGTGCAAGGTCATAGTGAGTGCATAGCAATTGATGCTGCTTTGGCAATTCTTGCTGCAAGATGTGTTGGGCTTAGCCTTAGCGAAATTAAGCAAAATCTAAAAGATTTTAAAGGTATTAAAAAGCGTTTTGATGTTTTATTTGCTAATAATACTAGAGCAATTATTGATGATTATGCACATCATCCAACAGAAATAAAAGAAACAAAAAAGGGCATATTTGCATACGCAAAAGCACTTGGAATTAAAGATAGTATTGCTATTTGGCAACCACATAAATACACAAGATTGCTTGATAATTTAGAAGGTTTTAAAACTTGTTTTGAAGGATTTTCAAAGCTATTTATAATGCCTGTTTATAGTGCTAGTGAGAATGAAATTAAGATTGATTTAGCCGAGCATTTTCCTAATGCAAAATTAATTTTAGATATAAAAAGATTTGATGATAAGATAAAAATCATTTCAAATGATGGCGAAGAAATATTAGAAAATGGCGTAATTGTTGGATTTAATGCAGGAGATTTGACCTATAAATTAAGAGGTTTAAAATGA